Genomic DNA from Candidatus Thermoplasmatota archaeon:
AACCGCAAACGAACTGTAATATTCTCTTTTCAACCTCCACGCAAGCTGCCAGTCCAGAATCGCCGTGAGATTTGATATGACGTCAGCGCATCCAGATGCCAGCATTCGGTAGGGCGCTTTTGATATCAGTGCTGTATCGGCAAGAACAGCGACAGGGGAGCGAGCCTGCTTGGAAACCGAGCCCACTTCTTTCTTTATCGATGCCCTTGGTGATGCGATCCCGTCATGGGATGCGGCGGTGGGGACACTTATGAAAGGCGCTCCATAATTAAATGACGAAAGCTTTGTTATGTCTATCACGCTGCCCCCTCCGACAGCAATTAAATATTCCACGCCCCATTTCATCGAATGATTTTGAACCCTATTTACCTCATCCATGGTTGCTTTCTCTACAACAATATCATCCACAGTGTAGCCATTATTGCTTAAAATTTCTATTATCCTGTTGCCAGCCAGTTCTTTCGTTCTTTCGTCATGGACGACGAGAGGGTGCTTCCCCAGATTGACTTTCTTGCACAAATCCACTATTTCTTCTATGACGCCGTGCCCTACAACGACATCTCTGGGGAACTCCATCAACTTCGATTTTGTAAAGGGCATTACATATGTATCATAATATGGAATATAGAGTTTTTGGGAAGTGGAGAAAATCATTTTCCTAGTTCGGAGGAGGCTGTTGAGATTATGATGTTGAAAAATCGGGAGAAACTTAATTCAGGAATAATACATTAAAAAACAAACCAAAAGATTTTTAGCCCCTCCCCCTTACCATTCTAATGAATTACCTCCTTATTGCCATGACGGCTTTAGTTGCATTCACATGGGGAATGCTTTTCGCATTTTACCTGATATTTGTCAGGACAGCCACCCGCCTCTCCCGCCTTCTTTCAAGTATAACGGGTGAGAGTGTGAGCATGGACGAGGTCTATCAGACTTTGAAAAACATCATTGACAAGGCATATGAGGATCTAAAAAATGGTAAAAATGGAAATTAAGATGATGTTTCCCAGGCTTGTCAGGGATGCCTATAACCAGTTTCAGAGCATAAAAAATAATCTCGGGATACTGTATAAATTTCTCATATTCGTCACACCGTTCCTTACAATTGCCTACTACTTTATTTTTATCCTGGATTATCTCCCTGGCGATGTAGCGGGGGCATACGGGGCGTTGACGGTTGCCTACCTATTCCCTCCTGCTGGAAAGGAATCAATTATACCTGCGATGCTTGCATCAGGCATACCGCCATGGGTGGTATGGGGCACGATG
This window encodes:
- a CDS encoding NAD(P)-dependent glycerol-1-phosphate dehydrogenase; amino-acid sequence: MPFTKSKLMEFPRDVVVGHGVIEEIVDLCKKVNLGKHPLVVHDERTKELAGNRIIEILSNNGYTVDDIVVEKATMDEVNRVQNHSMKWGVEYLIAVGGGSVIDITKLSSFNYGAPFISVPTAASHDGIASPRASIKKEVGSVSKQARSPVAVLADTALISKAPYRMLASGCADVISNLTAILDWQLAWRLKREYYSSFAVALAKTAADLIIENAGYIKPGIEESSWIAVKSMIVSGVAMSVANSSRPASGAEHMFSHALDRIAPGKALHGEQCGIGSIMMMYLHGGDWKGIRNAIKEIGAPTTARELGVSKEGIVEALLMAQKIRPDRYTVLGADGISQEAAEHLVKVTGVV